In Bacillus sp. SB49, a single window of DNA contains:
- a CDS encoding peptide ABC transporter substrate-binding protein, giving the protein MRKQWWVLFSLLFVLVLAACSGGSETSSESDGDSTSDEGSASGEQEITVTAKSEIPSMDPSLITDSVGFQWAGETYEGLYRLDENSQLVDGMAEDSEVSEDGLTWTFKLRDAEWSNGDPVTANDFVYAWQRAVDPDTASEYGPYFLGGIIDNAQEISNGEMEPEELGATAVDDKTLEVKLEKPVPYFESMTVFITFMPLNQKYVEEQGDKFATEAEYTISNGPFEMTDWSHGEGWTIEKSDSYWDADTVQLDKIHAKVVKEVSTGVNLYESGEIDQTELNAEFVDQYSSDEAFQVVEKPYLYFFKFNQDNNEALANADVRKAISMAIDRQGLVDVILNDGSVPAKGYVPSNFVSMPDSEEDFREAQGDLVETNVEKAKEHWQKGLEALGTDTVEIELLGDDTGTSKDTLAYYKGQLEENLEGLTIKVMEVPFKERVRRDNEAEFEMEAATWGPDYVDPNTYLNMYLTDGQNNNMGYSSEEYDSLIEQANNEFAQDPDKRFEAFMEAERLLLEEDAAVAPIYQDAKAQLFRPSIKGVYSTATGPEFEFKWAYVEE; this is encoded by the coding sequence TTGAGAAAACAGTGGTGGGTTTTATTTTCACTCTTATTCGTCCTTGTACTCGCAGCGTGTAGTGGAGGCAGCGAGACATCATCAGAATCAGACGGGGACAGTACATCCGATGAAGGATCTGCTTCCGGAGAACAAGAGATTACAGTAACAGCAAAAAGTGAAATCCCAAGCATGGACCCGTCCTTGATCACCGATTCCGTCGGTTTCCAATGGGCCGGTGAAACCTATGAAGGGTTGTACCGCTTGGATGAAAATAGCCAGCTCGTCGATGGGATGGCAGAAGACTCTGAAGTAAGTGAAGACGGACTTACTTGGACATTTAAACTGCGTGATGCCGAGTGGTCGAACGGCGATCCTGTAACGGCAAATGACTTCGTCTACGCCTGGCAGCGGGCGGTCGATCCGGATACAGCATCCGAATACGGCCCTTATTTCCTAGGCGGCATCATTGATAACGCCCAGGAAATCAGCAACGGAGAGATGGAGCCGGAAGAACTCGGCGCGACAGCGGTCGATGATAAGACATTGGAAGTCAAATTGGAAAAGCCTGTTCCATACTTTGAATCGATGACCGTGTTCATCACCTTCATGCCTTTGAACCAAAAGTATGTAGAAGAGCAGGGAGACAAGTTTGCCACGGAGGCCGAGTACACAATTTCGAACGGTCCTTTTGAAATGACGGACTGGAGCCACGGCGAAGGCTGGACGATTGAGAAGAGCGATTCCTATTGGGATGCCGATACCGTCCAGTTGGACAAGATCCACGCAAAAGTAGTGAAAGAAGTTTCCACAGGCGTCAACTTATATGAATCCGGCGAAATCGATCAAACCGAATTGAATGCCGAATTCGTCGATCAATACAGCTCGGACGAAGCGTTCCAGGTCGTCGAGAAACCATACTTATATTTCTTCAAGTTCAACCAGGATAACAACGAAGCATTGGCCAACGCCGATGTCCGTAAAGCGATCTCCATGGCTATCGACCGCCAGGGACTCGTCGACGTCATCTTGAATGACGGATCCGTGCCGGCCAAAGGATATGTACCATCGAACTTCGTATCGATGCCGGACAGTGAAGAAGACTTCCGGGAAGCGCAGGGCGACCTCGTAGAGACGAACGTCGAGAAAGCGAAGGAACATTGGCAGAAGGGCTTGGAAGCACTCGGCACCGACACAGTGGAAATCGAGCTGCTTGGAGATGACACAGGTACATCGAAAGATACCCTTGCCTATTACAAAGGCCAATTGGAAGAGAATTTGGAAGGCCTGACGATTAAAGTGATGGAAGTGCCGTTCAAAGAGCGTGTCCGCCGTGACAACGAAGCAGAATTCGAAATGGAGGCAGCGACGTGGGGACCGGACTATGTCGATCCAAACACGTACTTGAACATGTATCTGACAGACGGACAGAACAACAACATGGGTTATTCCAGTGAAGAGTATGACAGCCTCATCGAACAAGCGAACAATGAATTCGCCCAGGATCCGGATAAGCGTTTCGAAGCATTCATGGAAGCGGAACGCCTCCTTCTGGAAGAAGATGCAGCCGTAGCTCCGATCTACCAGGATGCGAAGGCACAGCTCTTCCGTCCATCGATCAAAGGAGTCTACTCCACAGCAACAGGTCCTGAATTTGAATTTAAGTGGGCCTATGTAGAAGAATAA
- the hmpA gene encoding NO-inducible flavohemoprotein — MVTKAEKPLDEKTVRTIKATVPVLAEHGGTIAGVFYRNLFQEHPELRNVFNQTHQKVGEQPKALANAVYMAAAHIDELETILPMVKQVAEKHRSLHVKPEHYPVVGEHLLGAIKEVLGDGATEEVLGAWERAYGVIASVFIDIESDLYEQAENQRGGWSGYRTFRIAEKVKESDTITSFYLQPVDGGALPQFRAGQYVTIKADIPGQPVSHLRQYSLSDAPGNDYFRISVKRDRGINGNPAGIVSCWLHDKVEAGDTLPVSAPAGDFTLDEEVERPLVLISGGVGVTPLMSMWKDAVQRQKNREVHVIHGAKNGAVHAFRDDMTALPAASTHIVYSEPRAEEGTFDQSGYVDRAFLQEKVPSGATVYICGPEGFMTAVHEALAAIGVKQEQIHYEFFGTTGVLEV; from the coding sequence ATGGTGACAAAGGCTGAAAAACCACTAGATGAAAAGACAGTACGGACGATTAAAGCGACGGTTCCTGTCCTGGCGGAGCATGGCGGTACGATTGCAGGCGTTTTCTATCGGAACCTCTTTCAAGAGCATCCGGAACTGAGAAACGTCTTCAATCAGACGCACCAAAAGGTCGGCGAGCAGCCGAAGGCCCTGGCGAATGCTGTGTACATGGCGGCAGCACACATCGATGAGTTGGAAACGATTCTGCCGATGGTCAAGCAGGTCGCGGAAAAGCACCGCAGCCTGCATGTGAAACCGGAGCATTATCCTGTTGTCGGCGAGCACCTGCTTGGCGCGATCAAAGAGGTGCTCGGTGACGGTGCGACAGAGGAGGTTCTAGGAGCCTGGGAGCGTGCTTACGGAGTCATTGCGAGTGTCTTCATTGATATCGAATCCGACCTCTATGAGCAGGCGGAGAATCAGCGTGGAGGCTGGAGCGGATATCGGACGTTCCGGATAGCGGAAAAGGTGAAGGAAAGTGACACGATCACTTCCTTCTACCTCCAACCCGTCGACGGTGGCGCCCTTCCACAGTTCAGGGCTGGTCAGTACGTGACGATCAAAGCGGACATTCCCGGCCAACCGGTAAGTCACTTGAGACAGTACAGCTTATCCGATGCACCCGGAAACGATTATTTCCGCATCAGTGTGAAGCGAGATCGTGGCATAAACGGAAATCCTGCCGGAATTGTTTCCTGCTGGCTCCACGACAAGGTCGAAGCAGGCGATACGCTGCCGGTCAGTGCGCCTGCAGGTGATTTCACACTGGATGAAGAAGTGGAACGTCCGCTTGTGCTGATCAGTGGAGGCGTCGGTGTTACACCGCTTATGAGCATGTGGAAGGACGCGGTTCAACGTCAAAAGAATCGGGAGGTACATGTCATCCACGGAGCGAAGAACGGCGCCGTCCACGCCTTCCGTGACGACATGACGGCTCTTCCCGCTGCATCTACGCATATCGTCTATTCCGAACCTCGAGCAGAAGAGGGAACGTTCGATCAATCAGGATACGTAGATAGAGCGTTTTTACAGGAGAAGGTGCCATCCGGTGCCACTGTGTATATCTGCGGCCCGGAAGGCTTCATGACAGCGGTGCATGAAGCGCTTGCTGCGATTGGTGTGAAGCAGGAGCAGATTCACTATGAATTTTTCGGAACCACAGGGGTGCTGGAGGTCTGA
- a CDS encoding Rrf2 family transcriptional regulator yields MRLKKYTDYALRVLIFTASKRNGELARKKEISEVFHISENHLAKIIHELNKMQLIETLRGRSGGIRLAREPKDINVGDVVRAMEDDFHLLECFDCATNYCVITPACKLKHALHEALRAFLAVLEGYTLEDLLTNKEELRDYMGLNG; encoded by the coding sequence ATGCGACTAAAGAAGTACACGGACTATGCCTTAAGGGTATTGATTTTCACAGCATCGAAAAGGAACGGAGAGCTCGCACGAAAGAAAGAGATCTCCGAAGTCTTCCACATCTCAGAAAACCATTTGGCTAAAATCATACATGAGCTCAATAAGATGCAGCTGATTGAAACACTCCGGGGCCGCTCCGGCGGCATCCGGCTGGCCCGGGAACCGAAAGACATCAACGTCGGCGATGTCGTCCGCGCGATGGAAGACGACTTTCATCTACTGGAATGCTTCGACTGCGCCACCAATTACTGTGTCATCACTCCCGCCTGCAAATTGAAGCACGCCCTCCACGAAGCATTACGCGCATTCCTTGCCGTACTGGAAGGGTACACACTCGAAGACCTGCTGACAAACAAAGAAGAACTCCGTGACTATATGGGGTTGAACGGATAA
- the rpsR gene encoding 30S ribosomal protein S18, which translates to MHMARRGRGKRKKVCFFTANGITHIDYKDVDLLKRFISDRGKILPRRVTGTSAKYQRKLTKAIKRSRQMALLPYTTE; encoded by the coding sequence ATGCACATGGCACGTCGTGGACGCGGTAAACGTAAAAAGGTGTGTTTCTTCACAGCTAACGGAATTACACACATCGACTATAAAGATGTTGATTTGCTGAAACGTTTCATCTCTGATCGTGGAAAAATTCTTCCTCGTCGAGTAACTGGAACTTCTGCTAAATACCAACGTAAATTGACAAAAGCGATTAAACGCTCTCGTCAAATGGCTCTACTTCCATACACTACTGAATAA
- the ssb gene encoding single-stranded DNA-binding protein: MLNRVVLAGRLTKDPDLRYTPNGVAVANFTVAVNRPFSNNQGDRDADFINCVVWRRPAENLANFMSKGSLIGVDGRIQTRSFDNQEGKRVFVTEVVADSVQFLESKGASQGGGNRGGSGFQPNQNQQPSGNNFGSNNNNQRNDDPFADNGEPIDISDDDLPF, encoded by the coding sequence ATGTTAAATCGTGTCGTATTAGCCGGCAGATTGACGAAGGATCCTGATTTACGCTATACGCCGAACGGAGTAGCTGTCGCCAACTTCACTGTCGCTGTAAACCGTCCTTTTTCCAACAACCAGGGAGATCGCGACGCCGATTTCATCAACTGTGTCGTTTGGAGACGTCCAGCAGAAAACCTGGCTAACTTTATGAGTAAAGGAAGCCTTATAGGTGTTGATGGACGCATACAGACAAGAAGCTTCGACAACCAAGAAGGTAAGCGTGTATTCGTTACAGAAGTTGTTGCAGACAGCGTACAGTTCCTAGAATCCAAAGGTGCTTCCCAAGGCGGAGGAAACCGTGGAGGTTCAGGATTCCAACCAAATCAGAATCAACAACCATCAGGAAACAACTTCGGTTCTAACAACAACAACCAACGAAACGATGACCCATTCGCAGATAATGGGGAACCTATCGATATATCAGATGACGATCTACCATTCTAA
- the rpsF gene encoding 30S ribosomal protein S6, which translates to MNRKYEIMYIIRPDIEEEAKTAVKDRFSAILTDNGAEIEQVKEIGKRRLAYEINDHRDGIYVTIDFAGTSEAINEFDRQAKFTDDIIRHIAVREDDK; encoded by the coding sequence ATGAACAGAAAATACGAAATCATGTATATCATCCGCCCAGACATCGAGGAGGAAGCTAAAACGGCTGTCAAAGATCGTTTCAGCGCAATCCTAACTGATAACGGTGCGGAGATCGAACAAGTTAAAGAAATCGGTAAGCGTCGTCTTGCCTATGAAATTAACGACCACCGTGATGGTATCTATGTAACGATTGATTTCGCTGGTACGAGCGAAGCAATCAACGAATTCGACCGTCAAGCGAAGTTCACGGATGATATTATCCGCCACATCGCTGTACGCGAAGATGACAAATAA
- the ychF gene encoding redox-regulated ATPase YchF, producing the protein MALTAGIVGLPNVGKSTLFNAITQAGALSANYPFATIDPNVGIVEVPDERLDKLTELVNPKKTVPTAFEFTDIAGIVKGASKGEGLGNQFLSHIRQVDAICHVVRAFEDENITHVSGQVDPITDIETINLELILADLETVTKRLDRVAKLARQKDKDAVAEQAVLETLREALEDETPARAVEFGTDQQKIVKGLHLLTAKPILYVANVSEEEIGEGDNDKVKQIREFAAKENAEVIVVCAKIESEIAELDGDEKEEFLEDLGIAESGLDQLIKATYNLLGLATYFTAGEQEVRAWTFKEGMTAPQAAGIIHTDFERGFIRAETVSYDDLMEAGSMGAARDRGRVRLEGKEYIVRDGDVIHFRFNV; encoded by the coding sequence ATGGCACTAACAGCAGGAATCGTAGGTTTGCCGAACGTAGGGAAATCTACGTTATTTAACGCAATAACACAAGCGGGAGCATTGTCCGCCAACTATCCGTTCGCTACCATCGACCCGAACGTCGGGATCGTAGAAGTTCCGGATGAGCGGCTGGACAAGCTGACAGAGCTTGTAAATCCGAAGAAGACCGTTCCGACAGCGTTTGAATTCACGGATATCGCCGGTATTGTCAAAGGCGCAAGTAAAGGGGAAGGACTTGGAAACCAATTCCTTTCCCACATTCGTCAGGTGGATGCCATTTGTCACGTCGTCCGCGCTTTCGAAGATGAGAACATCACCCACGTATCCGGCCAGGTCGATCCGATCACCGATATCGAAACGATCAACCTGGAGCTTATCCTTGCCGATCTTGAAACCGTCACGAAGCGTCTGGACCGCGTAGCGAAACTTGCCCGTCAGAAGGACAAGGATGCCGTAGCGGAGCAGGCGGTATTGGAGACGTTGAGAGAAGCATTGGAAGACGAAACGCCGGCCCGTGCCGTCGAATTCGGCACAGACCAGCAGAAGATCGTCAAAGGTCTGCACTTGTTGACGGCGAAACCGATCCTTTATGTCGCGAATGTAAGCGAAGAGGAAATCGGGGAAGGCGACAACGATAAGGTCAAACAAATCCGCGAGTTCGCAGCGAAAGAAAACGCGGAAGTCATCGTTGTTTGTGCGAAAATCGAATCAGAGATCGCCGAACTGGACGGCGACGAAAAAGAAGAATTTCTGGAGGATCTCGGAATTGCAGAGTCCGGTCTCGATCAGCTGATCAAGGCGACTTACAACCTTCTGGGTCTTGCAACGTACTTCACAGCCGGGGAGCAGGAAGTCCGTGCCTGGACGTTCAAAGAAGGCATGACAGCCCCTCAAGCAGCAGGAATCATCCACACGGACTTTGAGCGAGGGTTCATCCGTGCCGAGACGGTGTCTTATGATGACCTGATGGAAGCGGGTTCGATGGGAGCAGCACGCGACCGTGGACGCGTTCGTCTGGAAGGAAAAGAGTATATCGTCCGTGACGGGGATGTCATCCATTTCCGTTTCAACGTGTAA
- a CDS encoding DUF951 domain-containing protein, whose amino-acid sequence MKKPHPCGENRWKIIRMGADIRIKCEGCGHSVLVPRRKFETKLKKVLETAE is encoded by the coding sequence ATGAAGAAGCCCCATCCATGCGGAGAAAACCGCTGGAAGATCATCCGGATGGGTGCGGATATCCGGATCAAATGTGAAGGCTGCGGCCACAGTGTGCTCGTCCCGCGCCGCAAGTTTGAAACGAAGCTGAAGAAAGTTTTGGAAACAGCAGAATGA
- a CDS encoding mechanosensitive ion channel family protein → MSNPATVVEDAKTKWDEVVEYVTGPDLWMTIALGALQIVLILLVAFLVIRIGRKVVTRFFTNQRRGPFQITQRREATLNKLILNTLSYVVYFIAFVMILDTFSLNVGALLAGAGVAGLAIGFGAQNLVRDIISGFFIIFEDQFSVGDYIQTSGVEGFVEEVGLRTCKVKAWTGEVHILPNGNVTQVTNYSIHNSIAVVDVGIAYEQDIDRAEKVILELLEEMPERYDSMIGVPQLLGVQNFGASDVVMRIISEVNPMEHWVIARAMRKEIKARLDERGIEIPFPRMVMYSRDENEERKEEE, encoded by the coding sequence GTGAGCAATCCCGCAACAGTTGTAGAAGATGCGAAAACGAAATGGGATGAGGTTGTTGAGTATGTAACCGGACCGGATTTATGGATGACGATTGCACTCGGAGCGTTACAGATCGTTCTTATTCTGCTTGTCGCTTTTTTGGTCATTCGTATAGGAAGAAAAGTAGTGACGAGGTTCTTTACCAATCAACGGAGAGGGCCTTTCCAAATTACCCAGCGCCGGGAAGCGACGCTGAACAAATTGATTTTGAACACGTTGTCGTATGTGGTGTACTTCATCGCTTTCGTCATGATTCTGGATACGTTCTCGCTGAACGTGGGGGCATTGCTTGCCGGTGCCGGGGTCGCCGGTCTCGCCATCGGTTTTGGCGCACAGAACCTTGTCCGGGATATCATTTCCGGCTTCTTCATCATTTTCGAAGATCAGTTCTCTGTCGGGGATTATATCCAGACGTCCGGAGTGGAAGGCTTTGTAGAAGAAGTGGGTCTTCGTACTTGTAAAGTGAAAGCCTGGACGGGTGAAGTACATATTCTTCCGAACGGAAATGTGACACAGGTGACGAACTACTCGATTCACAACAGTATTGCTGTCGTCGATGTCGGTATCGCTTATGAACAAGACATTGACAGAGCGGAGAAAGTGATTCTCGAGCTGTTGGAAGAAATGCCGGAGCGCTATGATTCCATGATCGGAGTGCCGCAGCTTCTCGGTGTCCAGAACTTCGGAGCGTCCGACGTCGTTATGCGTATCATCAGTGAAGTGAACCCTATGGAGCACTGGGTAATTGCCCGTGCGATGCGTAAAGAAATAAAGGCACGCCTCGACGAAAGAGGAATCGAGATTCCGTTCCCCCGCATGGTCATGTACTCTCGTGACGAGAACGAAGAACGTAAGGAAGAAGAATAA
- a CDS encoding YkvI family membrane protein encodes MIKAGIKWMFLIVGTMIGAGYASGRELWQFFGQDSSLAILLFALMFIFCCVAIMDISFKKQSGHYLPVLRAIVGKHLTGVYDWMIIIYLFTTTVIMLAGSGATWQAFHFPYKFGVLIIILPLILLFVWDVKGIVLVNSFVLPLLIAGLLFVLILFISDQHLSLFGHVMENSNWMAAFPFTALNILPLIAVLGAIGNQVKRRGEIWVASVGSGVILGVVSYLYNNSLIQIAEDIILYEIPLFAILKHYPYAMMLFMSLMLWIAIFTTAASGTLGLVTRFREYVRQPLWILAMGVIAVMLPFTSFGFSTLIEYLYPLYGILNLYVLASLLLYPILSRFKIR; translated from the coding sequence ATGATAAAAGCAGGTATCAAGTGGATGTTCTTGATAGTAGGAACGATGATCGGTGCCGGGTATGCTTCCGGGAGGGAGCTCTGGCAATTTTTTGGACAAGACAGCAGCCTGGCCATCCTGTTGTTCGCTCTCATGTTCATCTTCTGTTGTGTGGCGATCATGGATATCAGCTTCAAGAAGCAGTCCGGCCATTATCTGCCGGTTCTCCGGGCCATCGTCGGAAAGCATTTGACCGGGGTGTACGATTGGATGATCATCATCTATCTGTTCACGACGACTGTCATCATGCTGGCAGGATCGGGTGCGACGTGGCAGGCATTCCATTTCCCTTACAAGTTCGGGGTGCTCATTATCATCCTTCCACTCATTCTCTTGTTCGTGTGGGATGTCAAAGGGATCGTACTCGTCAACAGCTTCGTGCTTCCCCTTTTGATTGCGGGGTTGTTGTTCGTTCTGATTCTGTTCATCAGCGACCAGCATCTGTCTCTGTTCGGTCATGTGATGGAGAACAGTAATTGGATGGCGGCATTTCCATTCACCGCGCTGAATATCCTGCCGCTCATCGCCGTGCTCGGGGCGATCGGCAATCAAGTGAAGCGCAGAGGGGAAATATGGGTGGCAAGCGTCGGGAGCGGTGTCATTCTGGGTGTTGTATCCTATCTCTATAACAACAGCCTCATCCAAATTGCGGAGGACATCATTTTGTATGAGATACCTCTATTTGCGATTTTGAAACATTATCCGTATGCTATGATGCTCTTCATGTCCCTGATGCTGTGGATCGCCATCTTTACGACAGCCGCTTCCGGAACACTCGGGCTCGTCACACGATTTCGTGAATACGTCCGGCAGCCGCTTTGGATTCTGGCGATGGGAGTGATTGCGGTAATGCTCCCATTCACATCGTTCGGCTTCTCCACGTTGATTGAATATTTGTACCCTCTATATGGCATTCTGAATTTATATGTGCTTGCCTCTCTTCTCTTATACCCGATTCTTTCCCGATTCAAAATTCGGTGA
- the yyaC gene encoding spore protease YyaC: MNFKDKFSKEEKRVSTDDPAMSDTLATYLNDWLPSSQEIVIACIGTDRSTGDAFGPLVGSMLNDQNLETFHIYGTLEEPLHALNLKERLTWISKTHHHPYILAVDACLGKSASVGSVVLGKGSLTPGSALKKDLPPVGHMHISGMVNVSGFMEHVVLQNTRLHIVMQMAAKVAAALQLTDAKRRQNQLETSPYHPFTTNINPMKKEIR; this comes from the coding sequence ATGAATTTCAAGGACAAGTTTTCCAAAGAAGAGAAACGTGTCAGCACCGACGATCCGGCCATGAGCGATACGTTAGCCACCTACCTGAACGATTGGCTTCCGTCCTCTCAGGAAATCGTCATCGCCTGTATCGGAACCGACCGCTCCACAGGAGATGCCTTCGGTCCGCTCGTCGGCTCGATGCTGAATGATCAGAATCTGGAAACCTTCCATATTTACGGTACGCTCGAAGAACCGCTCCATGCCCTCAACTTAAAAGAGCGGCTGACGTGGATCAGCAAGACCCACCATCACCCCTATATCCTGGCCGTCGATGCCTGCCTTGGTAAATCAGCGTCTGTCGGATCTGTCGTTCTCGGCAAAGGTTCCCTGACACCCGGTTCGGCCTTAAAGAAGGATCTGCCTCCGGTCGGCCATATGCATATCAGCGGCATGGTCAATGTCAGTGGATTCATGGAGCACGTCGTCCTGCAGAATACACGGCTGCACATTGTCATGCAGATGGCAGCAAAAGTAGCGGCAGCCCTTCAGCTGACGGACGCAAAGCGCAGACAGAACCAATTAGAAACATCACCCTATCACCCGTTCACAACGAACATCAACCCGATGAAAAAGGAAATCCGCTGA
- a CDS encoding DUF554 domain-containing protein — protein MVLLGTLINGLCILVGTLLGLVFTRIPERFKETVMSGVGLAVLLIGIQMALESDDIVIVLLSILSGALIGEGLQLESRLEYIGRWIERKFANPEQTVSIAQGFVSASLIFVIGAMAVVGALDSGLRNDHEILITKAILDGFISLVLTSTLGIGVLFSLFPVVLYEGSIALLATQIQRFVPQEVLDTFIVEMTATGGLLIVAIALNMLKLTKIRVANLLPSLGTVGLILAVVHWF, from the coding sequence ATGGTTTTACTTGGTACTTTGATCAATGGTTTATGTATTCTTGTCGGAACCTTGCTGGGATTGGTCTTTACTAGGATTCCGGAACGTTTTAAAGAAACGGTCATGTCGGGAGTCGGACTGGCGGTGCTGCTCATCGGGATTCAAATGGCGCTGGAGTCGGATGATATCGTCATCGTCCTATTGAGTATTCTGAGCGGGGCACTGATCGGGGAAGGCCTGCAGCTGGAATCAAGGCTTGAATATATCGGACGCTGGATCGAACGGAAATTCGCAAATCCGGAACAAACGGTGAGCATCGCCCAAGGGTTCGTGTCGGCTTCGCTTATTTTCGTCATCGGAGCGATGGCCGTCGTCGGGGCTCTGGACAGCGGCCTGCGTAATGACCATGAAATATTGATTACGAAAGCGATTCTCGACGGGTTTATTTCTCTCGTCCTGACGTCGACACTCGGAATAGGGGTCTTGTTTTCCCTTTTTCCTGTCGTCCTTTACGAAGGATCGATTGCTCTTTTGGCGACACAAATTCAACGGTTTGTCCCTCAGGAGGTATTGGATACTTTCATCGTCGAGATGACGGCAACCGGCGGTTTGTTAATCGTGGCAATCGCTTTGAATATGCTGAAGCTGACGAAAATACGGGTAGCGAACCTGCTCCCTTCTCTAGGCACCGTCGGCCTGATTCTCGCGGTCGTTCACTGGTTCTAA
- a CDS encoding ParB/RepB/Spo0J family partition protein, which translates to MERGLGKGLDALITNTENIDDKQLETIAIKDCRPNPYQPRKYFDDESLSGLKQSIEEHGILQPLVVRQSIKGYEIVVGERRYRAAKLAELETIPAIIQPLTDEQMMELALLENLQREDLTPIEEAKSYEQLIRELDVTQEMLANRLGKSRSHIANLIRLLALPRQVTAKINDGTLSMGHGRALLGLKDKDVQLKLVDRIERESLNVRQVEQIIQEINRNGRKQKPKQEAQDIFLREQETSLKERLGTGVKIHKGKRKGKIEIEFMNEDDLERILAYFDKEKE; encoded by the coding sequence ATGGAGAGAGGGTTAGGTAAAGGTCTTGACGCTTTAATTACCAACACAGAGAACATCGATGACAAACAACTAGAAACGATTGCGATTAAAGATTGCCGTCCCAACCCTTATCAGCCCAGGAAGTATTTCGATGATGAAAGCTTAAGCGGGTTGAAACAATCCATTGAAGAACACGGAATTCTTCAGCCTCTTGTCGTGAGGCAGAGTATTAAAGGCTACGAGATCGTGGTCGGAGAACGGCGGTATCGTGCAGCGAAACTTGCCGAACTGGAGACGATCCCTGCGATCATCCAGCCGTTGACGGATGAGCAGATGATGGAACTTGCCCTCTTGGAAAACCTGCAGCGGGAAGATTTGACGCCGATCGAGGAAGCGAAATCCTACGAGCAATTGATCAGAGAACTCGATGTCACACAGGAGATGCTTGCGAATCGTCTTGGGAAAAGCAGATCTCATATAGCGAATCTGATTCGTCTGCTCGCACTTCCCCGACAGGTGACGGCGAAGATTAATGACGGAACGTTGTCCATGGGGCACGGACGGGCTCTGCTGGGGTTGAAAGACAAAGATGTCCAGTTAAAGCTCGTTGATAGAATCGAACGGGAATCGTTGAATGTCCGTCAGGTAGAGCAGATCATTCAGGAAATAAACCGGAACGGCAGGAAACAAAAGCCGAAGCAGGAAGCACAGGATATTTTCCTGAGGGAGCAGGAGACCTCCTTGAAGGAACGTCTCGGTACCGGGGTGAAGATCCATAAAGGTAAGCGTAAAGGGAAGATTGAGATCGAATTCATGAATGAAGACGATTTAGAGCGGATTTTAGCATATTTTGATAAAGAAAAAGAGTGA